A genome region from Clostridium sp. JN-9 includes the following:
- a CDS encoding DEAD/DEAH box helicase: MFEVNEKIIKSYCNDVTFNRAMLDYFQRKISYMDVKYKDNKKTGERITEIYAEVSSLNSWEFPVEITLSSQSGILDYSCECEAFFQHYGGSRICKHIAAVLLKYSKESKNYMGNTSSSDKFVDAIKKNMRAVSGEKKKAKLEVKYEFSNMFSKESSIELKIGEDKTYVVKNMKDFICAVKYKNESIEYGKEFTFDPLYYEFEEDDQQLINLLIEIYENDERLGNYNGYRGYNSMMKFLSRKKAYITDSQLKRFFNAVKHKRIEVVINGVKYSEVSIVEDDMPLEFNFNINSNKIYLELEEIPFPLSNTGDYFFFKNKIYKPTQQQIRLLRPYQSEIAASKHNRITFSMEDRQNIASFIVPNLKKISKEVKIDSRLTECFYEEPLNTLLYLDKNNEVATAKPVFKYGDIEISPFEKNQQYNNNKILIRDVEGEFKIMDILKSSGFQIVNNEFQLNDQDKLIDFLTEKLDKLKDIADIYYSQEFKNMKIHTSSSMKSSIRLNNDDLLEFSFDIEGVDRKELIDIFKAVKEKKRYYRLKGGDFVSLINKEIIDVANLIDYLNIKDKDLQKDKIILPKYNALYIDENLKQNNMSFIERNKRFRDLVNSVRDVQEMEYNVPLNLTTIMRPYQKTGFKWLKTLSSCGFGGILADEMGLGKTLQTIAFLASDVEERGSLNKPSLVIAPTSLVYNWESEIKRFAPQLSSLVVSGDKSERELLLKHMGESNIVITSYALIRRDIEKYKSIDFAYCILDEAQQIKNPASISAQSVKELKADGYFALTGTPLENTIMELWSIFDYIMPGYLLTQGKFSKKYEIPIIKSNNKEALAELNKHIKPFILRRLKKEVISELPPKIEHKVVVEMTKGQKKLYAAYMAAVRDEIQSELAEKGFNKSKFQILSALTRLRQICCDPSMFMENYNGGSGKIIALDEILSESINEGHRILLFSQFTSALKIIENMLKENNIDYMYLDGSTPANERGRIVKDFNDGKGSVFLISLKAGGTGLNLTGADLVIHFDPWWNPAVEEQASDRAHRIGQKKTVEVIKLISRGTIEEKIYDLQQKKKELINSVIDENRNEDLMVTSLTEEELKDLLLTSD; this comes from the coding sequence ATGTTTGAAGTAAATGAAAAAATAATAAAAAGTTATTGTAATGATGTTACATTTAATAGGGCAATGCTGGATTATTTTCAAAGGAAAATAAGCTATATGGATGTAAAATACAAAGATAATAAAAAAACTGGAGAAAGAATAACAGAAATATATGCAGAGGTAAGTTCATTAAACTCCTGGGAGTTTCCAGTTGAAATTACCTTGAGTTCTCAAAGTGGTATTTTAGACTATAGCTGTGAATGCGAGGCATTTTTTCAGCATTATGGCGGCAGCAGGATATGTAAGCATATAGCTGCGGTGTTATTAAAGTACTCCAAAGAAAGCAAAAACTACATGGGAAACACGTCCAGCTCCGATAAATTTGTGGATGCTATTAAGAAAAACATGAGAGCAGTCAGCGGAGAAAAGAAGAAAGCAAAGCTGGAAGTAAAATATGAATTTTCAAATATGTTTTCAAAGGAATCCTCAATAGAACTGAAGATTGGTGAGGATAAAACATATGTAGTTAAAAATATGAAAGATTTTATCTGTGCGGTTAAATATAAAAATGAAAGTATTGAATATGGAAAAGAATTTACTTTTGATCCTTTATATTATGAATTTGAAGAAGATGATCAGCAGCTAATAAATCTGCTTATTGAAATTTATGAAAATGATGAAAGACTTGGCAATTATAATGGATATAGAGGATATAATTCCATGATGAAGTTTTTATCCAGGAAAAAAGCCTATATCACAGATAGTCAGCTAAAAAGATTTTTTAATGCAGTAAAGCATAAGAGAATAGAAGTTGTTATAAATGGTGTGAAGTATAGCGAAGTATCAATAGTTGAAGATGATATGCCTTTGGAATTTAATTTTAATATAAACAGCAATAAGATTTATTTGGAATTAGAGGAAATTCCATTTCCATTATCAAATACGGGAGATTATTTTTTCTTTAAAAATAAAATTTATAAGCCCACTCAGCAGCAGATAAGACTGCTTCGCCCTTATCAAAGTGAGATAGCAGCGTCTAAACATAATAGAATTACATTTTCTATGGAGGACAGGCAGAATATAGCATCATTTATTGTGCCTAATTTAAAGAAAATAAGCAAAGAAGTTAAAATTGACAGCAGACTTACAGAATGCTTTTATGAAGAGCCTTTGAATACTTTACTATATCTGGATAAAAATAATGAAGTTGCTACGGCTAAACCAGTATTTAAATATGGTGATATTGAAATATCGCCATTTGAGAAAAATCAGCAGTATAATAACAATAAAATTTTAATTAGAGATGTTGAAGGTGAATTTAAAATAATGGATATTTTAAAATCTTCAGGATTTCAAATTGTAAATAATGAATTTCAACTAAATGACCAGGATAAATTAATAGATTTTTTAACTGAGAAGCTTGATAAACTTAAAGATATTGCTGATATTTATTATTCTCAGGAATTTAAAAACATGAAGATACATACCTCTTCATCTATGAAATCAAGCATAAGGCTGAATAATGATGACCTGCTGGAATTTTCTTTTGATATTGAAGGAGTAGACAGGAAGGAACTCATTGATATATTTAAAGCAGTTAAAGAAAAGAAAAGATATTATAGGCTTAAAGGAGGAGATTTTGTATCTCTGATTAATAAAGAAATAATTGATGTGGCAAACCTTATTGATTATTTAAATATTAAAGATAAGGATTTACAAAAGGACAAAATTATTCTTCCAAAATATAACGCTTTATATATAGATGAAAATTTAAAACAAAATAATATGTCATTTATAGAAAGAAATAAACGTTTCAGGGATTTGGTAAACAGTGTTAGAGATGTGCAGGAGATGGAATATAATGTTCCTTTAAATCTGACAACTATTATGAGACCATATCAAAAAACCGGATTTAAATGGCTTAAGACATTATCTAGCTGTGGTTTTGGCGGTATACTTGCAGATGAAATGGGCCTAGGTAAGACTTTACAAACTATTGCATTTTTGGCTTCCGATGTTGAAGAAAGAGGGAGCTTAAATAAGCCTTCTTTAGTAATAGCACCAACATCTCTGGTATATAACTGGGAAAGTGAGATAAAAAGGTTTGCCCCTCAATTAAGCAGCCTGGTTGTTTCCGGAGATAAAAGTGAAAGAGAGCTATTATTAAAACATATGGGCGAAAGTAACATTGTAATAACATCATATGCATTAATAAGAAGAGATATAGAAAAGTATAAATCTATAGATTTTGCCTATTGCATACTTGATGAAGCCCAGCAGATTAAGAATCCTGCATCAATTAGTGCTCAAAGCGTAAAGGAATTAAAGGCAGATGGATATTTTGCTTTAACAGGAACACCTTTGGAAAATACCATTATGGAGTTGTGGTCGATTTTTGATTATATTATGCCGGGATATCTTTTAACACAGGGGAAGTTTTCTAAAAAATACGAAATTCCCATTATTAAAAGCAATAACAAAGAGGCTCTGGCAGAGCTCAATAAACACATAAAACCTTTTATACTGAGAAGACTTAAAAAAGAAGTGATTTCGGAACTCCCTCCCAAAATAGAGCATAAAGTAGTAGTGGAAATGACAAAGGGGCAAAAAAAGCTGTATGCTGCTTATATGGCTGCTGTCAGGGATGAAATACAGTCAGAACTTGCAGAAAAGGGATTTAATAAAAGTAAATTTCAAATATTATCGGCATTAACAAGACTAAGGCAGATTTGCTGCGATCCTTCCATGTTTATGGAAAATTATAATGGAGGCAGCGGAAAAATCATTGCCCTGGATGAAATCTTAAGTGAAAGCATTAACGAAGGACATAGAATTTTATTATTTTCACAATTTACTTCTGCATTAAAGATTATTGAAAATATGCTGAAGGAAAATAATATTGATTATATGTATTTAGACGGCAGTACCCCCGCAAATGAAAGAGGCAGAATAGTAAAGGATTTTAATGATGGTAAAGGAAGTGTTTTTCTCATTTCATTAAAAGCAGGAGGAACAGGATTAAATTTAACAGGTGCGGATTTAGTTATTCATTTTGACCCATGGTGGAATCCTGCAGTTGAAGAACAAGCTTCTGACAGAGCTCACAGAATAGGTCAGAAGAAGACAGTAGAGGTTATTAAACTTATATCTCGTGGAACTATTGAGGAAAAGATTTACGATTTACAGCAGAAGAAAAAAGAATTAATCAATAGTGTAATAGATGAAAATAGAAATGAAGATCTAATGGTTACAAGCTTAACCGAAGAAGAACTGAAAGATTTATTGCTCACCTCAGATTAA